The stretch of DNA cccctcccacctatatatatgtgggaagGGGGTGTCTAGAATATACAACATCAattgttagccatgtgcggcgcgcccctccacagtttacacccccggtcatattttcgcggtgcttaggcgaagccctgcgaggatcacttcaccatcaccgtcaccgcaccatcgtgctgatggaactcatctacttccttgacatcttgctggatcaagaagacgagggacgtcaccgagttgaacgtgtgcagaactcggaggtgtcgtacgttcggtacttcggtcggagctagaagaagtttgactatatcaaccgcgttgtcaaacgcttccgcttacgatttacgagggtacgtagacactcCCTCCCccctcgttgttatgcatctccatggatagatcattgcgtgtgcgtagagtttttttgttttccatgcaatgtttcCCAGCAGGGTGTTCAATACCCCTGACTATGCACAGACAGCGACAGCCTCCTCGCCAGGAAGGGCTTGGCAGAAGGCAAGATTATTCCAAGTACTCAAGACTTGGTAATCAAAACCATGAAGAAGACCTCGAGGCAGGTCATTGAGAAGTACTAAGTACTGGAGCTCAAGACTTAGGCTGCCGGCAAGTTCCAAGCCGAAAAGGCTCGGGCCGGCAAGCTCCCTCCATCGCTCCAGCTCAGCGGCCTGTCAGTGGTTTGCTGACAGATGGCAAGCGCGCGGGTAGTTAGGTGAAGCTTGTTGGGGGCACGTGGCACCATGCCGCCTGATGATCAAATTTATTGACATCCGTTCAGATGGCATGTCATTATAATAAAAGGTAGCTGGGCTAACGACACAGGTGGAACTAGACCCCTTTGCCGGCATTCACCCCGAGCGTGACATCTAAGGCGCAATTAGTGTTTCTATCCTATACCAGtagggttaggtatgatagcattgtAGACACTATTCATTTCGTGTATTTACTATTTTGCCACTATGGTAACCCCTTTCATCTATAAAAAGAGGTCCATGGCTACTTTTACAAGGGTCGACACCCTGCCCAATGCACTAGCTAGGTGCACCTCCTGAGCTCCTTGCCGACAAGGTTGTGCACTCTTGTAACTTGGGCATTTTCACTTATTGTTTCATCCAAAATAGGCGTAGGGTTTTATGCTTCACAATgacccaaacctgggtaaactgatCGTGCGCTTCGTGGTTGGTTCTGCTGTTTGTGTGTTGCGAGCCCATAGCCGAACGCAGAGGGGCTTCTTGGCCAATAGATTGTCGTACGCtgacatgtactccctccgtttcacaATATGTCTTTCATTTGTCAAAatatagatgtatctagacatgttttagtatataggtatATTTATTTTTGAATAAATAGAAGTCAAGTATTTTGAAACGGACGGAGTATAAGCGTATGTGTCTGTACTATGTTTAGAAAAAAAATCTCCGCATAAACTACGCCTTCAGTCTCATTCATGGGGCAGGCACGGACAGTACCGGTCGCACCGGTGCGACCGATTCGGTGCGCCTACCGGCCTACGATCTCGTGGAGTCAGACACAGTGACCGTGCTGTACCCTCGTAGGTGCTGCCGTTTTGAACGCCCCTGCAGCGTAGCTGTGGAAGCCGAGACGGTACCTGACCGGCCGAGGAGCGTTAAATATTTTCACTGTGTCCACTGCAGGAGCGTACGACCTTCCCTTCTCTTTGGGCTTTGCTAGCGGCCTGGGTGCGTGCGCAGCGGCGCTGGCTTCAGCTGGAAAGAGGGGTTTCGCCGAGAAGAGAGATCGGTGGCAGCGCCGGCGCAGTGCGTGCCATGAGACCCCCAATGGACTCATGTGTAGACTGTAGAGTAGGGTAGCAGCAGCGGCAGCTTGGCTGGTTCTGAGCCTGAACGCGTCACATGTACTTGCAGCTGAGGTAGAGGAGCAGAGGGCCGGAGGAGGCGTTGCTGCCACCACACGACGATCTCGGATTTCTGCAGGCCAAGTGTCCCCACTTAACATGTGTgtcagtgtgtgtgtgtgtgtgtgaatgTTTTGTAGGATCTTTTACGGGCGATTGGTTTCATACTACCTCCGACCAAACATGTTTGTCCGGCACGCTCAGATCGTGGTCGGCATACACCAGCCCAAGAGATCATCGTTTTCTCTCCGAGAATTTACACCCTTCCGTATGTAATTTCTACATACAGGTTACCGTATTCCATGGCGTACCGCCGTACGACGCCTCGGGACAGTTGAAACGCGGGCCGGAGCGCGAGTGTTTGCACTGCAGCCGCGCTGGGATTCATCGTACGTACGCCGTGGAGCACGGGCAGATCGGGCGTCTAGCGGGCGGCGTCGCCATCGGGGCGATCCCATGACACGGCGGCGACAGGCAGGAGGAGAAGATCCCGTGGCCGGACGCCGGCGCTGGAGCCCATCGTATCTGGCGGGGATCGATGCGGGCATGACGCCCTGCTGTCTCCTTACAGGCGCCGATGGCGACGGCACGGCGCCGGAATAAAGGAGCAGGATTTGGCCGTGTCAGTCAACCGTGAACGAGCCAGCCGGAGTGCCCTTGCAagttttttcttttcctttttgaTTGAAGAAAGTGCACTCCCAAGTTGCATCGTAGTAGGGCCTCCTTTTGGAAGGCGACTAGGGTCTAGCTAGGGTGGTGTTGCAAAACTTAACTTCACACAAGACGTAGGAGTGCCTCTCGTTGGCAGTTAGTATCAGTTATCCCGTTGGATTTGATTTGACAGCCACATAGTGGCACGTTCATTGCTAGCAATTCTGATCCTGGTCTCCGTCACACAAAACATTTGAACTGTTTCAGTACGAATCCCCCCATAAAACACTTCAAATCCTGGATCAACCAGCAGGCATATCTAAAGCGTCCCAAACACAACCTAAAGCAGCCCGCATTTCCGGCCAGCGAAACGGAGCAGGCGGCCCATGGCACCATGATTGGAAATGATGAAGCCGGGCGAGCGATTCCCATATACTCTCGCAAGTCCCCACACACACGTACGGCGAGGCGGTGGCCCGAGAGAAGAGGGCCATGGTTTTCTGCACTCGAAAAGGCCTGTGACCAAGGACGACCTATCCCGGTCAGGCAGGGTGGCCGGCCAATGGCCAAAGCCCTGCACGCCATGGCATCCAAGAGAGCATGCACGGTGCAGCGGCGCAGGACCATGAGAGGCACGCAATTGGGCACCGGAGCAAAAGCAGAGCGCGGCGTTGTTCTTTTCCACCATGAGTGCAAGCAACGCTATGCCGCAAGCCGTGGCAAGTCAACAGAACAGTCCAGTGCAATTGGCGCACCGAACCAACGGCATGCTCCATCCATATTGGGCCACGCACGACTTGCTGCCGCTCTGGGCATTGCTGCCGAGTGACTGGGCCCGTTTTCAGAGGGTTTTGGCTGTTTGGCTCCGAGCCTCAGACCTTCTGTGGAGAATTTAACAGCGCATGGGCAAAGATACAAAGTCCATCGAGACCCGTGAGCTGAGTGAGGTGATATTTTCCCTTCTCCATCCGAGATCAACTTCAAGGGAAGCAAGTCAAGTCTGAATCTCATTTGATGCTCAGGGCAGAAAATGAACCAACCTTTTTAGCGTAGCTCCGATACATGTTAGCTCGAACAAGCTCAAATTCTAGTATAGATTCAGTCGTGCATGACACATATTTTTTTTTAAATACTTTACAAAAATGAATACTCTCCTTTTTTTTAGACACAAATGAAAACTCTCCTGGCATGGTGTCAAGGCTTTCTAAGCTTAACCACCCTTAACGTGAAGCACGGCATCTGAAAAAAAAAAGATGGCCCATCAATTCTTGCTCCCTTTTGCACAAACGAGCAAAGCCCACAATTGAGCATTTTTAGCGTGAAGCTCTCATTTGATGAACTAGGTTCCCCTCATTTTTTTAAATGAACTAGGTACATCGTACATGTCCACTGCACCTAGATTGCAAGCTCAACTTCAGCCAAAACTCAGCACCCTAATGCAAAAGGCCTTATCCTCGTAATACCTATGAAAACGTCCAAGTAAAATTTGACATGGACAAAACCTGACAGTAAATAGTTCCTGAGTTGATGTTTTGATTTGAATTTGCAAGGCTACAAAAATCCAACATAATCTGGTTTCTCGAAAGAGTAAGCTAAAAATCCAACAAAATCCTCACCTGCTTAAGCTGTAGGAAGCTGAAGAAGCAAACAGGGAACAAACAAATCTAATGAACCATCACAAGCATGAAAACAGAAAACATTAGAACAATCTAATGAACGGGGCAACAATGTCTAGTGAGTACGCAAACTTATTTCAGAACCAAGACGTTGTACAACCAAAGTCAGAGATCTGCATATACTGGCAACAGAACACAATAGATTCACATGAAGACAACATGTTGCTGCTTACAACAAGGATTACAATAGTCCATTTCAAGGAGTTGAAAGTAGCAGAGGTAATCTAGCCTAGCTAACACGATCCATACCTAGAATGCAAACTCAATGGGCACCCAGAAAATAGAAACTTCCTTCAGAATGGCAGATAAGATGCTAACAAAATATGTACAAACAACGTATCAGAAAGGCGAGGCAGAAGTCCCTCTCAACTTTTGGCTAAGAACACATCGAGATGACTCGATCTACTACGCCCTGCCAGAGACTGTGAAGAATCATCGCGATTGATCCTTCTGTAGCTGTATTTACCACAAGATGAACTTTGTTCTCCAGAAGACAACAAATGCAGCTGCAACATTGTAATCATGCCAACAGCAAACACTGCACTGTTCCCTAGAAAACCACCAATATTTTTCACATTGAAACTGTTCCTGACAGCATCAAGACTAGAAGAAACCATCCACCCTAAGAAATTTGAACCATCTCCTGTCTCCTTGGTACTGTTAGCGCCAGAATGACTTCTTGATTTCTCAGGCTTGTTTACTGACAGAAAAGACCAGAAATCATGGTAGACATTGTGCACGAAATCCAACGCCTCATCAATGACTTTGTGATTATTCCCATGGTGCTCTTTTAATCTTATGGTAAGCATGATGTGACTTTGTTGCAACCTTGCTAATGCAATATCTCGTTCTGCTTGTTGCTGTGAACAAACAGCCTGCAAGAACATTGAGTATAATACATAAGTACACAGTGCAGACATGAAATTCAAGCATTAATCGTGGTACTTTATTGATGCCTGAACATAAAGAGAATCTAAAGATTTGAGTTTCCAACTTATTAAATTCAGCCATTCAGTGTCTTTTTTAACTTGTCCAAACGTTCAGTGGTTGACTAACTTGGTGCTTTCCCTTTCGATAAAAGAACGCTACCTAGTACTTAGGTTCATTTCTGCAAAAGCTTGACAAATTAGCACAGGTTTTTTAGTTGTTTACTTGGTCCACTTCAGGATAATCAACCAGGAACTTGCATCTGTTGCAAGTCAGACACTCCATGAATATACATCATTGCATGCATTATGAAATTCCAGAACCAGCTTGGGAGCACTCTCAGGTTTCTGAAATAAGTAAAACAACCTATGCACAACTAAAAAATATCATCATTTCGGAGGGGAGACTTCTGAAATCTTATCTTCAATTTTCTATGGGTGATAGATGTGCCCAACCAGATTGTGATCTAGCGGTCTATTCGCATTTGCAGAACTACAACATGCAGAAACACACTACAATATTGCCCTGCTGAGAAGCAATAACGTATCCTATCACAAAGATATCACCTTAGTTAATCATGGTGCAAACAAGAATATTCTAATTTAAGTTAAATCACGGTGCAGACAAGCACATCTTAATTTAACAAGGATATGAATGTCCATGTCCATGGTGCAGCGGCAGATATAAATATAACCGTTGGAAACTCAAATCTTCTAAACAATCGGTTCAGTGTGGTAAGAACACCGGCACCTATGTTCAACAGAAAACAAGGTTATCCAGTTCCGATTCTGGAAAACCAAAACGAGACACATAATTTTCGCAGATACTTACCGTATTTATCAAAACGCAGGTCATTCTTGATCGAATGGGACACTGTCCTTCTAACAGAATAACAGTGCTCCTGCTCTTTCGAGGTTGGTTGGAAAACATATTCTCAAAACTATTAATATGCACAATGCATTTGTTTCCCATAATTCGAGATTTGAACCTTCAGAGAAAACCTTGCTGTTAAAGACCCATCGTCCCCAATAACACGCACTAATTCTTATCTCACCAGATGCAAACATCGACATGGCCAAATCGTCCCAAGGCATACTAATGCTCGAAAGAACTATCTTAAGATTTAGTTCAGGGTGATTTCCCTCTTCCAAAACAGCATGGACACTACGAGATTAGTATATTCAGACCAATCACTTCAGATTGTAAATCATACCCCAAATTCTGACCATGCTTTCAAGCTTCAATAGCCAGTCGGTTGAATTTACCAACATTTCTACCCACAGCGAGCCTCTCCACAGTTTACAGAAACATCCTACCAACCAAACTAACCACTTCGACACTCGGTTCAAACCAATCAACATATAGCGAAGGCCATGCGCGGAACACAGTACAGATCAAACCACGCGAACAAGAGAGAGGGTCTGAGCAGGGGATAAGGAGAGGGGTTTGAGAGGCTCACGAGAAAGCACTCGAATTGGTCCTCGAGGTCCTCGAGCGCGGCGCGGATAGCGTGGAGGCTCCTCGCCTCCTCGGCCACCGCATTCAGGTCGGCCGCCTCGTCGCCGTCCGCGGGGACCCCCTTGATGTGGACGACGCCCGCGGGCTTGCCCCCGGCGCGGCGGCGCACGGCGCGCAGGAAATGGGCGCGCGAGAGGGCGTGTATGGCGTCGCTGACCTTGTCGTGGAGGTCCCAGATGGTCTCCAGCACGGCCTCCGCCTCCTCGGGCTCCATccgaaaccctagcgccgccccgGAAAATTCCAGACGGCGCTGGCCGCTTTGCTTGGGTTGTTGCGGGGTTTCCGAACTGCttggagggagagagagagaggggcaggtAAAATTTTGCTGAGCAATGATGATGGTGCTGACAGTGACTAAGACATGGGCCATCGGCCGTCTGCAACATTCATTAAATGGCGGCCCTCTTAAATTCTGGGCCTGATTTCCAAGCCCTCAGGGCTCTGTCTTGGATCTGGGCTCTAGCGGGCCGGGCTCGGAAAGGGGAAAACTCGAGAGCTTTCAGAATCCTTCCTTCTATGCCATCAACGGCCGCCGGGGCGCCGCTGGTTTTCTTTCTTCtcgcccaagccgccgccgccgacacaCCAAACCGGCAGCTGCCTGGTCGCCGGGGCCGACCCTAGAATAAATTACGAAGCAGCGCCGCGGTCTCCAGGTAGTAGCAGCTCCCCCCAGAGCCACACATCTCTCCTACGTGCTGTTGGTTGGTTGGATTGGATCGGCATGGAGAAGGAAGCGACGACGCCGCGGCCGGTGTGCGCGCAGGAGGCGCTGGCGCTGCTCAACTGCGCCGCCGAGAACCCCTACGACCGCGACAAGTGCCTCGCCCTCCTCGACGCGCTCCGGGAGTGCATCGCCCAAAAGGTAATTATAGGCCCAAGTGCATCGCGTTTGGTGGACCGTTTGCTCATTCTTGCCGATACAACTATGATTGATACAAACTATGATTTGTGATCCTGTACTTAAGGTCTTACATCTTAATAATTCCTTGGAAGGAAGATATTACCCACCACTGAGTAATCTTATCTTTGTGCCTAGCTGTTTTTAGGATGGACAATTGTGGGACTCCATAGCTCCCAAACATGTGTATCTCACATCATTGCTTCCGTGTAATTTCGAGCAAAATGAGCACCATGTCACATAATTCCTTGTCCAGTTGGAACAATCTTGCATGCTAAAGGGATACATACTTTTGTTGGATGGTAGAGATATCAACTTGCCGATCAAAGCCTGGTTAAGTGTGAGAAGTTAGAAAGGCTTAGTTAAATCACTTGTTTGTACTCGGAGTTACAAGTCTGAAACTACTTGTCTGTACCACTTAGCCAATAACAATTTATTAGTGCTCGAGGTAATTCCCCTTTGAAAAGCAAAGTGAAAATACCAAAGTCTTTTAATAGTTTGTCTCCTTTGAGGATTGTGTGATATTCGGTACCGGTAGTTAAATGACGCCGTATTATTAAAAAGCAACTTGTCTAAAATATGTTCGTCAGGTGGATATGTGTTATCTAGCAGAATGACTACTCCAAAAAGttatcaacaacaacaacaacaaagcctttagtcccaaacaagttggggtaggctagagctGAAACTCATAAGATCTTTCTTTTgggtttcatctccataagagtgGCTGAGTTTTGACGTTGGCTCGCCAAGCCTATCACAACCCTCCTCCTTTACCCGGGCTTGGGACTGGCTATGTCGAGAAAACATAGGCGGAGTTCCAAAAAGTTATCAGAACATGCAAAATAAATTGACAACACGAGATGCACCTATTATGTCATGACATTTTTAACACATTGAGAGAAAAAAAATCGATGCAATCAATAGTAGCTGAACAACCGGAACCGAATCCTCTGCAAACCTTTAACGCCTCCTGTTTTTCTCGTCTCTCAGCTCCTCTTGTCCACTGTCTTGGTCCCACAGTTAGTCGAACCCTAGGTCGCCTCCTGTTTCTCAATGTATGGCCAATTTTGATATGAAAATTTGTCACATTATCCATCTGCCTACATTGCATGGAATGCACCTTTCGATTTTATACTGGTTGCTCCCTATTGTTGCAGTGTCGTTTTCTATTTTTCCCCTGTGGCCATGAGAAGTTACTACATCACAATGTGGCTACACTCTGCAGAAATTGGGTGCTAGCAGAAATAATAATATTAGTCACGATCAGTTTGTTTCATAAAGAAGATGCAACTGGTCTTTGTGTGGATGTATTTTTGCTGTTATTATCCAACTAAATTTGTCTTTTCTTGTCTCATGTTTTCCTCCAGGCAAGTCATCGCGAAGTATATTTCTGTCTTATAAGATGTATTGTCTTGTTCAAATTTCTATAAATCCCCCTCATTTTGTTGAAATGCAGAAAGTGAAGAAATTTTCGTTGGCTGAAGCAGGCTCCACCAGCACCACGGAAGCTCCAAGAAGCAAATAGAAGCCCGCAATATTTCAGTGCCACTTACATAACATGTTCTAGGCCGGCCATACTGGTTTAGTGTTGGATCTGTCCTTTGTAGTTCATTTCAGATTTagagaccccccccccccccctaaacAACAAAATCCAATATGTTATGTCGAGTTGTCGACTGGAGATTATATGTAATTTTTACGAAGTTTGAGCAGACAAGGATGAATGTACTTTCGCTAGATTTGCTGCTGCCGTTCCTATCTAGTTTCATGATTGCAGGTGTCTGAAATAGTCGCATGAACAGTTGCCATCTCTTCACAGGTTTATGCTGGTAATTGTTCTGTGCCAAATCGTCGATAAAAGGGTAACTTGATGATTTCGAAGCATATTTTTGGCCTGTTTAGTATCCGATCCTGACATGTGCAATTTGATGCGTTCATGGAGATTTCTTGTACTGCGTCGACGCTGATGTTTCTTGTCTTGTCTTACCTTTGTCTGTCTGGCAAGTACATATTCTTTCAGCTCCGGTCGTGAAGCAAAGCCATGTTGTCCCCGGGCTTATGTGATCCGCACAAGTAGGAATATGAAAGAACATTGCTGTTTTTTTTTTTGCGGATGAAAAGAACATTGATGTTACTACACCAAATGACGTTTGATTACACCACATGAGAATCGAAAAGACAAATCATACTACTGTATTACTCATGGAGTGGTATATATATACTCCAAGCAGAGGAAGTTTGACAAGGCTCGACGTCCATGCAGTCGAGCGCCATCCTTCTCGCAACAACGACACAAGTCGGCAGCTCACGCGTAGGCACACACGTAGCTGCAAGCGGGCCACGTGGGCACGGCGCGGTAGCGGTGGTCGCTTCTTCATCTCTCTCGGGAGCTGTACGCTTCGAAAACGAGCCGTGTCGACGCGAACGAGCGTCCACCAGACcaccaccacctccccctcctctccAGGATTCCTCCACGCCGCCGCGATTTGTGGTCGGCCCCTTAACTAGCGGCAACGATACACACACAATCAatccgtccgccgccgcctcctcctcctctccccctcctGCCTCGCCATGGCCACCGCGGAGCGAGCCCCGGAGCAGctcgctccgccgccgccgcctcccgagCGCGTCATGGGGTTCGCGGAGCGGGCCGTCGCGGCTGCCGGCGCCGCCGTCGTCTCCGCCGTCCTCGTCAACCCCCTCGACGTCGCCAAGGTATGCGCCGCACCACTCACAACTCACAAGCGTGCCAATCGGCCAATTGCCATGCCCCAGCCTCTCTCCGCCAGAACGAAGCGAATCGTCCTCCGCGGGCGCGGGCGCGGGTCCCGCCATTTCCCAGCGCCGTCGCGAGGCTTCTAGTCTCGGTGAACAGGGGGCAACGCCTGCTCTTTGCTCCCGATAAAAGTACACCTAGAAAGTAGAGTTTGTCGGCGTGATCACTATTTTTCTGCCAAGCGAATTGGCCAGAACTTGTGACAAAAATCAAAATGTACATATAGAGTTGGACCGAATGTATTGATTCAAACCCTTATTTTATCTTGCAGACAAGACTACAGGCACAGGCCGCTGGAGTTGTCTACAATCCGGTAAGCATGCCAGTGATGCCACTTCTATCCCACACACAGCGGTTTCACAATTGAATGGTCCTACAAATTCTCTGGTCAACAAGAAATGAATTAGAAGTTCACATTAATTAAGAAACAGAGGAAAATCAAAACCATCAGTTAGACCATTTCTGTATATTGTAAGATTTATAGACCACGTGCTtgatttttttttccttttgggtTATGTGCCCCATTCTATTTTAGGAAAAAAAGATTAATATCTATGCGTACATACTTCTTTGCAGTAGATAAACCATCTGCAGCACCCAATTCTGATAATAGTTACATACTGACAAGCAGATATGCTTCTGTCAGGGTGATTTGTGGTTTTGTCATTTTTCTTCTGAAAAAGTGTGTGTGGTATTTATTTTTTGCTAATTTCTTACACAACAGTATTGCTTGCGTGTTTATTTGTTTTTCTCTGAAATACATTGCTCAGATATGGTCAGATTTTAGGTGCTATCCATGGTGTAACCCTGGTGGACTGAAGTTGAGTGGTTTAGGGCCATCCTGCAGTCCTGAATGCTTTCAGTACAGAGGAACAATGGATGTGTTCTCTAAGATCACTAGACAGGTAAAATGCACTTATTGAGCATTCTTCTTCACTGCGCTTTCCTGTTTTGGATTGATCATCTTCAGTAACGATTTTATGACCCCTTGCAGGAAGGAATTTTTAGACTCTGGAGAGGTACTGGTGCAAGCTTAGCGTTAGCTGTACCAACGGTATATCCTTTCAGCTGACCATGGCTAGTAATCTGTTTGTACTAATTGATCTATTTCATACCTTAATATTCCATGGAGCTTTCCTTGCCTCACACTTGATTTCCTCTATAACATTTCTCTTCCCATTATTTATCTTCAAGTATCATTTCGTCTGTTGTAAACGTTGTGTTCTATATATTCATGACGAAGGATTTTCTAGGGGTCTTATAATCAGGATAACTTTACTGTCCTCCTGTGAAGTCCGACACAATTTCTCTTGGTAAAGCGCAAGGGAacaaaaataggaaaataacaaTGGTCTAATTCATTTCGATGAAAAACATATGGATCTCGCACATTGGTTGCTCTTTAATAGCAAGTTGGATGGAATGCCCTTGTTTTCTCAAAAAAGTTTGATCACACCTGTAGCAGTAATTATTTGTCCTACAATTTGAGGTGTTCAAAAATACAAGCAGGAACAGAATTTGTGGTGTGTATATATTAATGCTTGTTTGAGGTTTGGTGTGTCTGACACAATCTTCCTATAGACTGTTACTGATTTAGGATATAATGTATCTTCTGTGCCCTCTTGGATCTGTATTCAATTTGGATTAGCATCATGGAATCTTAGAATTATACATTTTGATATAACTGACATTTTTATCTCACTAGAAATCTATGCTTTGTTTTCCAGGTTGGGATATATCTGCCTTCTTACGACCTGTTGCGCAATTGGATTGAGGAATATTCAGATCACAGTTATCCCAAACTTAGGCCATATGCCCCTCTAATTGCTGGATCTATTGCACGATCATTGGCATGTATAACTTGTTCCCCTATTGAGTTGGCAAGAACACGTATGCAGGTCAGCCTACTGAATCCTCGCTTTTTTACAGTTACCACTATTAGAAAAGAGAGCACATGTACTAGGGGATGGAAGGGGGGCCTGATATGTAATTTCGCTCTTCAACTCTTGTTAGATGTCAGAAGATTGTGTACAGTAATACTTTGTGAGACATTGTCAAAGCCTTAAGATAAGTGATGCTTTTAGAgaagtaaaaataaaaatatttacTAGCTTGTGATTCAACAGAAATTGCCAGTACCTGCATGGTTGAAACAGTTGAAACAGAAACAGAAACTTATCCTTGATGCAGCTTTATTCCCTATGCTATTATTCAGACATAATTATGTATTTTCTTATTACAAATATAGGCGTTCAAGCAATCAAGTGGTGGAGCAAAACCCCCTGGAATGTGGAAGACTATGCTAGGCGTGCTTTCATCGAGGCAAAGCATCAGCCACCCTGAGAATTGTATGCATACTATACTGCCTGTTGGCCTGTAACTAATGAATCAGTCAAATCATTGCATGGCTAAAGCACAACAATTGGCCATACCAGCTACATTATTCTCAAAAATTTGTACAAACAAACTAATAATTGAAGCTTTATGTTCTCATTTGTTTTGATTAAGCTATATACTATTGACAGTGCAAACAGCTCGGGGATACCATCTTCTGTGGACTGGTATGGGAGCACAACTTGCACGTGATGTCCCCTTTTCAGCTATATGTTGGATGGTTCTTGAGCCAGTGAGATACTGTACTGAGCTTTAGTATATTATATTATGATTTAGACAATTTGAATTCAGCCAAACCTGTAGAGCTAACTACTTTTTCCACCTGTAAATGCTTTCTGTACAGACTAGGAGACACTTATTGGGATTATTAGCTGGTGAGCAAAGCAATGCCGCAGTTATAATGGGGGCAAACTTCTCCACAGGCTTCATTGCTGGAGTTATCTCTTCTGGCGCAACATGTCCTCTCGATGTTGCCAAGACACGCAGACAAATAGAGGCAAGTAGAGCTTTGGACCGTTAGCTTATCACTAGTTTCCTTAAGACTGCTCTCTACTGTCCTTTGTTAGTTAGATTTATGTGCCCTCGGTCATTCCTGGTACGCAAAGAGCTTGGAATTAACTGCTATCGATAAATAAAATacttcttttttttatttttgctcAATATTCTGCGCTTCCTAAATTTACCACTCTCA from Triticum urartu cultivar G1812 chromosome 3, Tu2.1, whole genome shotgun sequence encodes:
- the LOC125543309 gene encoding plastid division protein PDV1-like, producing MEPEEAEAVLETIWDLHDKVSDAIHALSRAHFLRAVRRRAGGKPAGVVHIKGVPADGDEAADLNAVAEEARSLHAIRAALEDLEDQFECFLAVCSQQQAERDIALARLQQSHIMLTIRLKEHHGNNHKVIDEALDFVHNVYHDFWSFLSVNKPEKSRSHSGANSTKETGDGSNFLGWMVSSSLDAVRNSFNVKNIGGFLGNSAVFAVGMITMLQLHLLSSGEQSSSCGKYSYRRINRDDSSQSLAGRSRSSHLDVFLAKS
- the LOC125543312 gene encoding uncharacterized protein LOC125543312; the encoded protein is MEKEATTPRPVCAQEALALLNCAAENPYDRDKCLALLDALRECIAQKKVKKFSLAEAGSTSTTEAPRSK
- the LOC125543308 gene encoding mitochondrial carrier protein MTM1-like isoform X1, whose amino-acid sequence is MQSSAILLATTTQVGSSRVGTHVAASGPRGHGAVAVVASSSLSGAVRFENEPCRRERASTRPPPPPPPLQDSSTPPRFVVGPLTSGNDTHTINPSAAASSSSPPPASPWPPRSEPRSSSLRRRRLPSASWGSRSGPSRLPAPPSSPPSSSTPSTSPRQDYRHRPLELSTIRCYPWCNPGGLKLSGLGPSCSPECFQYRGTMDVFSKITRQEGIFRLWRGTGASLALAVPTVGIYLPSYDLLRNWIEEYSDHSYPKLRPYAPLIAGSIARSLACITCSPIELARTRMQAFKQSSGGAKPPGMWKTMLGVLSSRQSISHPENLQTARGYHLLWTGMGAQLARDVPFSAICWMVLEPTRRHLLGLLAGEQSNAAVIMGANFSTGFIAGVISSGATCPLDVAKTRRQIEKDPARVLSMNTRRILLEVWRNEGINGLFRGAGPRMARAGPSVGIVVSSYEVVKHIMHRKHAEL
- the LOC125543308 gene encoding mitochondrial carrier protein MTM1-like isoform X2, producing the protein MATAERAPEQLAPPPPPPERVMGFAERAVAAAGAAVVSAVLVNPLDVAKTRLQAQAAGVVYNPIWSDFRCYPWCNPGGLKLSGLGPSCSPECFQYRGTMDVFSKITRQEGIFRLWRGTGASLALAVPTVGIYLPSYDLLRNWIEEYSDHSYPKLRPYAPLIAGSIARSLACITCSPIELARTRMQAFKQSSGGAKPPGMWKTMLGVLSSRQSISHPENLQTARGYHLLWTGMGAQLARDVPFSAICWMVLEPTRRHLLGLLAGEQSNAAVIMGANFSTGFIAGVISSGATCPLDVAKTRRQIEKDPARVLSMNTRRILLEVWRNEGINGLFRGAGPRMARAGPSVGIVVSSYEVVKHIMHRKHAEL